CGACCTTCTCGACGGCGTCGAGCACGCCACCCGATGGCTGGTCGGGTGTCGTGGCCGCCTTCTCGAGCGTGAGGTCTCCCGTCTCGCGGTCGAACGTGATGGCGTCGACGAACGTGCCGCCGATGTCCACGGCGACGCGCTGGTTGGTGTTATCTTGTCTCACGAAGTATTCGTTTCGTGTATTCGTATATATTGCTTTCCCCACCTATCGCCGAATCGTATTTCTCTACGCTCAAAACGGTCCATATATCCTTAGTTTACGTACAGATAGTAAATATCAGGTTCGGATTTGTTGATACTATCCAGTAGTATTAAGCCACCGGGGTGGTAGATAGCTACCATGAGTAACAATAACAACCGCAGCTTCGACCGCCGTGACTTCCTGAAATACGGGAGTGCGGCGACGGTCTCGACCATCTTCGCCGGCTGTACCGGGAACCAGTCGGCTGACAGCACGACGAACGATTCGGGTGATGGCTCGCCCGATACGGACACCTCGGACGACAACTCGTCCGGCAATGGGAGTGGCGGTGGTGCGTCCTTCGAGTACGTCACCACGGTCGCACCGAGCTCACTCGACCCGATGAAGGGCTCGGACAACCTCGAGACCATCCTCCTGCACAACGTCTACGACCCGCTGGTGTACTACACGGACGAGACGCCCCCGGACATCGAGCCCTGGCTGGCCGAGGACTGGGAGGTTGCAGACGACGGTCGCACGTACACGTTCAACCTGCGCAGCGACGCGACGTTCCACAACGGCGACCCCGTCACCGCGTCCGACGTGCAGTACTCCGTCCAGCGGATGATGGAGATGCAGAACGGCTTCTCGTGGATGTGGTCGGGCATCCTCTCGCCCGAGAACGTCACCGCCGTCGACGAGACCACCGTCGAGATGGTCACCACCGAGGTGTTCGCGCCGTTCCTCTACACGCTCCCGTTCCTCTACGTCGTCAACCAGGAACAGGTCGAGGCGAACGCGGCAAGCGACGGGAACTTCGGCGAGCACGGCGACTACGGCACCGGCTGGCTCGAGGACAACGACGCCGGCAGCGGCCCCTACGTCCTCAGCGAGCGCGAACGCAGTCGCCAGATCGTCATCGAGCAGAACGACGACTGGTGGGGCTCCTTCCCCGACGGCCGCTACAGCAGTGTGACCACCGAGATCGTCCAGGAGTCCGCGACCGCCGCGGGCCGGATGCGCGAGGGGGCGGAGATGTCCGACCAGTGGCTCCCGCTCCAGACGTACAACGACCTCGAGGGGGCCGACGGCGTCCGCGTGCACGCGAAGGCGACGTTCAACCCGTTCTACATCTACATGCACACCCAGCGGGCACCGCTCGACGACGTGCACGTCCGGCGGGCCATCTCGTACGCCTTCGACTACGAGGCCGCGCTCAACGACGTTATGGCGGGTGACTCCGACCACCTCCAGGGGCCGCTCCCGGGGGCGATGTGGAGCCACACCGCGGACCTGCCGACGTACGAGCAGGACCTCGACGCCGCACGGGCCGAACTCGACCAGTCCGACTACTCCGCAAGCGACCTCGATCTGAACTACACGTACGTCTCCGGGCTGACCATCGAGGAGAGCATGGGGCTCTTGCTCCAGTCGAACCTGCAGGAGCTCGGTGGGTCGCTCACCGTCGAGCGCGCGCCGTGGTCGAACATCACCGAGATGGCGGCGAACCCGGACACCACTCCGGACATGCTCGCCATCTACCTCTCCTTCAGCTACGCCGACCCCGACACGTTCCTCTACCCGGCCTGGCACAGTGACTCCCACGGCTCGTGGACCAGCGCCGCGTGGTACCAGAACGACGAGGTCGACCGGCTGCTCACCGAGGGTCGCCGGACCGTCGCACAGGAGGACCGCATCCCGATCTACGAGGAGGCACAGCGCCTCATCGCCGAGGATGCTCCCGCGCTATTCGTCATGAACCAGGCGACCCGGAACGCGCTGTCCGAGAGTGTCCAGGGCTTCCAGGACAACGGCATCACGGGCTACCGCCAGACGTTCCACCGGTACCACCAGGGCTGATTCGCCAGTATGGGCCACAGAAGCTACCTGATAAAGCGCGGTCTGTCGACCATCCCGATGTTCGTGGGCCTCTCGGTGCTCATCTTCACCCTGGCCCGCGTCATCCCCGGCAGACCCGCACGACTGGCGCTCGGTCCGCGCGCGAGTGACGAGGCCGTCCAGAACCTGCGCGACCAGATGGGGCTGGACAAACCGCTCTGGGAGCAGTACTTCGACTACGTCGGCGGCGTCGTCCAGGGCGACCTCGGACAGTCGCTCATCTCGAACCGCAACGTGGCGACCGACCTGCTGGAGTACTTTCCGGCGACGTTCGAGCTGACGACGCTCGCGATGATACTCGCCATCTTCGTGGGTGTCCCACTCGGCGTCATCGCGGGCCAGCACAAGGACCGGTGGCCGGACAACGCCAGCCGCCTGTTCTCCTTCTTCAACGTCTCGCTGCCCCCGTTCTGGGCGGGTATCCTGCTCCAGCTCGCCGTCGCGTTCCAGCTGGGCTGGCTCCCCGCGACTGGTCGGGTCGGCGACGTGAGCCCGATGCCGGTCGAGACGACGGGGCTGCTCCTCGTCGACAGTCTGCTGGCGTTCAACGTGCCCGCGTTGATCAGCTCCAGCCAGCACCTCATCCTGCCGGCCATCACGCTGTCGCTCGCACCCATCGCCGACATCGCCCGGATGACCCGGTCGAGCTTCATCGAGGAGTACGACAAGGACTACGTCGAGGGGCTCCGCACCCACGGCATCCCCGAGCGCCTCATCGCGTACAAGTACGTACTCAGGCGGTCGTTCGCGTCCACGCTGACCATCATCGGGCTGGACTACGGCTTCCTGCTCGGCTCGGCGTTCGTCGTCGAGATCGTGTTCTCGTGGCCGGGGATGGCCTCCTACGGCGTCGAGGCCATCCTCCAGAAGGACATCAACGCGATGGTCGGCGTCACGCTCGTCGTCGGCGCGTCGTTCCTGCTCGTGAACTTCGTAGTCGACGTGCTGTACGGGGTCTTCGACCCGCGCGTCTGGCACGAGGGTGATTCCCAATGAGTGACGGCGAGACCGTCACCGCGGACGGCCCGGGACTGTTCGAGCGCCGGCGGGAAGACCTCGACCGCGTCGTCTACCGGTTCAAGCAGAACCCGATGTCGATACTCGGCCTGTTCATCATCTTCGGCTTCGTGTTCGTCGCGGTGTTCGCGCCGTACATCGCGCCGTACCCCGCCGACGCGGGCTACCAGGGCCAGCCGGCGGTCCACTTCGACAACAAGTTCGCGGAGCCGAGCGCCGCGCACCTGTTCGGCACCGACCAGGCCGGACGCGACATCTTCAGTCGGGTGCTGTTCGGGACGCGCCTGTCGCTGCGCATCGGCGTCGTCGTCCTGGCGGCCGCCGTCTCCATCGGCGTGCCCGTCGGCCTCGTCGCCGGCTACCTCGGCGGCGGCGTCGGGATGGCCCTGATGCGGATCACGGACGTGTTCCTGTCCGTACCACCACTGGTGCTCGCACTGGCGGTGAGCGTCGCGCTCGAACCCAATCTAACCAACGTGATGCTCGCCATCGCGGCGGTCTGGTGGCCGTGGTACGCCCGCCTCACGTACGGGGAGGTGCTCTCCGTGAAGGAGGAGACGTACGTCGAGGCGAGCCGCGGCATCGGCGCGACCTCGGCGCGCACCATCTTCCGGGAGATCCTCCCGAACGTGCTCGCACCCATCACGGTGAAGATGAGCCTCGACATGGGCTACGCCATCCTCGTCGCCGCCTCGCTCGGCTTCCTCGGCCTGGGCGCACAGCCGCCGACGCCCGAGTGGGGGACGATGGTCAGCCAGGGACGCGACTACATGCCCGCGCAGTGGTGGTACTCGACGTTCCCCGGCCTCGCCATCTTCCTCATCGTGCTGGGGTTCAACTTCCTCGGCGACGGCCTGAGAGACATGTTCGACGTGGAGGTGCAGTGAGATGGCGGACCCCATCCTCTCCGTCGACGACCTCTCCGTCGAGTTCGAGACGTACGAGGGGCGTCACCACGTCCTGAACGGCGTCGACCTCACCGTCGAGGAGGGCGAGACGGTCGCCCTCGTCGGCGAGACCGGCTGCGGGAAGTCCGTCACCGCGAAGTCCATCATGGGCACGCTACCCCGCCCACCCGGCGAGATAACCTCGGGCAGCATCACCTACGACGGCACCGACCTGCTCGCCGACGCCGACGCCCACGAGCGCATCCAGGGCGAGGAGATGAGCATGATCTTCCAGGACCCGATGACGTACCTCTCGCCGGTGTACCCCGTCGGCTCGATGATGGCCGACGTGGCGACCTACAGCGGCGGGAAGGACGTCTCCTGGCTCGGCATGCTGCAGAACCTGCTCGGCCGGCGGGCGAACCGCGCCGAGATCCGCGAGCGTAGCATCGAGCTGCTCGACCGGATGCGCATCCCCGACCCGGAGGGCACGCTGGACCGCTACCCGGTCGAGCTCTCGGGCGGGATGCGCCAGCGCGTCATCGTCGCGATGGCGCTCATCAACGACCCGACGTTCCTCATCGCCGACGAGCCGACGACCGCGCTCGACGTGACGGTGCAGGACCAGATCCTCGGCCTCCTCAGGGAGCGCGTCGAGGAGCGGAACCTCTCGATGCTGTACATCACCCACAACCTCGGCGTCGCCCGCGAGATCGCGGACCGCATCTGCATCATGTACGCCGGCGAGATCGTCGAGGTCGGGACGACGGAGGAGATCTTCGACGCGCCGCTGCACCCCTACACCCGGGGGCTCCTCGACAGCATCCCGAAGCTCACCGGCTTCGAGGGCGACGGCATCGACGGGCAGATCCCGGACTACACCGACCCGCCTGCTGGCTGTCGGTTCCACCCGCGCTGTCCCGCCGCGATGGCGGGCACCTGCGACGTGGAGCCGGTCGAGTCCCACACCGTCGGCGACGACCGGGCCGTCGCCTGTCACCTCTACGAGGATGGCATGTCCTTCGGCGAGGCGGCGACCGTCGCAGCCGAGGAGGCCGATGGCGTCGCCGAGGACGCGCCGACGGCTGAGGCCGGGGGTGAGCCATGAGCGGCGACCCCCTCGTCTCGGTGCGGGACCTGGAGAAGTACTACCCGGTCGAGACGGGGCTGTTCAGCCGGACCGAGTCCTACGTGAAGGCCGTCGACGGCGTGAGCTTCGACGTCATGCCCGGGGAGACGTTCGCCGTGGTCGGCGAGTCCGGCTGCGGGAAGACGACGCTCGGCAAGACCGTCGCCCGTCTCTACGAGGCGACCGGCGGGACCATCGAGTTCGACGGCCGTGACGTCACCGACCTCGACGGGAAGGCGCTCCGGCAGCTCCGTCGGGATATCCAGGTCGTCTACCAGGACCCGTCGTCGTCGCTGAACCCGCGCCGACGCATCGGTGCTATCGTCAAGGAGCCGCTGGTCGTCCACGGC
This portion of the Haloarchaeobius salinus genome encodes:
- a CDS encoding ABC transporter substrate-binding protein, producing MSNNNNRSFDRRDFLKYGSAATVSTIFAGCTGNQSADSTTNDSGDGSPDTDTSDDNSSGNGSGGGASFEYVTTVAPSSLDPMKGSDNLETILLHNVYDPLVYYTDETPPDIEPWLAEDWEVADDGRTYTFNLRSDATFHNGDPVTASDVQYSVQRMMEMQNGFSWMWSGILSPENVTAVDETTVEMVTTEVFAPFLYTLPFLYVVNQEQVEANAASDGNFGEHGDYGTGWLEDNDAGSGPYVLSERERSRQIVIEQNDDWWGSFPDGRYSSVTTEIVQESATAAGRMREGAEMSDQWLPLQTYNDLEGADGVRVHAKATFNPFYIYMHTQRAPLDDVHVRRAISYAFDYEAALNDVMAGDSDHLQGPLPGAMWSHTADLPTYEQDLDAARAELDQSDYSASDLDLNYTYVSGLTIEESMGLLLQSNLQELGGSLTVERAPWSNITEMAANPDTTPDMLAIYLSFSYADPDTFLYPAWHSDSHGSWTSAAWYQNDEVDRLLTEGRRTVAQEDRIPIYEEAQRLIAEDAPALFVMNQATRNALSESVQGFQDNGITGYRQTFHRYHQG
- a CDS encoding ABC transporter permease, which produces MSDGETVTADGPGLFERRREDLDRVVYRFKQNPMSILGLFIIFGFVFVAVFAPYIAPYPADAGYQGQPAVHFDNKFAEPSAAHLFGTDQAGRDIFSRVLFGTRLSLRIGVVVLAAAVSIGVPVGLVAGYLGGGVGMALMRITDVFLSVPPLVLALAVSVALEPNLTNVMLAIAAVWWPWYARLTYGEVLSVKEETYVEASRGIGATSARTIFREILPNVLAPITVKMSLDMGYAILVAASLGFLGLGAQPPTPEWGTMVSQGRDYMPAQWWYSTFPGLAIFLIVLGFNFLGDGLRDMFDVEVQ
- a CDS encoding ABC transporter permease — protein: MGHRSYLIKRGLSTIPMFVGLSVLIFTLARVIPGRPARLALGPRASDEAVQNLRDQMGLDKPLWEQYFDYVGGVVQGDLGQSLISNRNVATDLLEYFPATFELTTLAMILAIFVGVPLGVIAGQHKDRWPDNASRLFSFFNVSLPPFWAGILLQLAVAFQLGWLPATGRVGDVSPMPVETTGLLLVDSLLAFNVPALISSSQHLILPAITLSLAPIADIARMTRSSFIEEYDKDYVEGLRTHGIPERLIAYKYVLRRSFASTLTIIGLDYGFLLGSAFVVEIVFSWPGMASYGVEAILQKDINAMVGVTLVVGASFLLVNFVVDVLYGVFDPRVWHEGDSQ
- a CDS encoding ABC transporter ATP-binding protein, which codes for MADPILSVDDLSVEFETYEGRHHVLNGVDLTVEEGETVALVGETGCGKSVTAKSIMGTLPRPPGEITSGSITYDGTDLLADADAHERIQGEEMSMIFQDPMTYLSPVYPVGSMMADVATYSGGKDVSWLGMLQNLLGRRANRAEIRERSIELLDRMRIPDPEGTLDRYPVELSGGMRQRVIVAMALINDPTFLIADEPTTALDVTVQDQILGLLRERVEERNLSMLYITHNLGVAREIADRICIMYAGEIVEVGTTEEIFDAPLHPYTRGLLDSIPKLTGFEGDGIDGQIPDYTDPPAGCRFHPRCPAAMAGTCDVEPVESHTVGDDRAVACHLYEDGMSFGEAATVAAEEADGVAEDAPTAEAGGEP